The following DNA comes from Diceros bicornis minor isolate mBicDic1 chromosome 7, mDicBic1.mat.cur, whole genome shotgun sequence.
ACACAGGGAAGCTGGAGAGGGACAGGatgatgggggtggtggtggtggtaagagTGGATCTGGGAAGGGGAAGGtatgggcagaggaggggagggagtgggTGGTGCtgtcccaactctgccactttctgctgtgtgaccttgggcaagtcacttaacctttctgggccttGATTCATCTGCAAGGTGGAAGCTTGCCTTATGGGGTGGCAGGAATCACACGTAAGGCAGAGCACTTGAtcactccattcattcattcattcgtccaTCCTGCCAAGTTCTCTGGGCACAGCAGGTGCATCATAAATGTCGGATCTCTCTCCTTACTCCAGACTTAGGGGCAGCTCAAACCCCAGCTCCGAAAGGATGGAGCTGGGAGGCTGAGGCTAACACCACTATTCTCTAAGGGCTCCATGGgctgggagatggggaggggTCCAAGGTCACCCCCTTCCCTCACTCTATACCTGGATTGTGTTGTTGATGGGACAGTGACGGAAAAGGCAGAAATCAGAAAAGTTCCACTTCTTCAGATTAGCCCTAGAAGGCTTTCTGGAGGGGAGGATTTTCCTGGAGCCATCTGCTTGGTTGGAAGGATGGGCCCACAGACTGGAGTGCCTATGTGTTGGTGGGCACAACTGTGTGCTGGGCATGGGGAGAGCACTCTGACAGACAGACGCAAGAGGCTAGGGGAGGTCACAGCtggtccccctcccccatccctccaggtgCACTGTGGCCAGCTGAGTGACAGTGAGGAGTGGAGCCTGCAAGCTGTGGAGAAGCAtgtgagtgggggtggggctggggtaggATGGGGGCTGCTGAAGACTCTCATCAGAACTGGTGGGAAGGTGATCTGGCCAGGGAGCAGCcagacctgggttccagtccaCCACCATTGggcagtgtgaccttgagcaagtcacttaacctctctgagcctcagtttcacgtCTGAAAATGAGGATAAGAATAGCACTGACCTACTGAGCGTACTGGTGAGATAAGGGGGCTCAAATACCTTGTCAATACTTAGGAAGGACTGTCTACATAATGATATTGAGGCTCTTTCCTGAGATTTTATGATTTTGTGACTTTAACAAGGACTCAGACTCCCTGTGGgtgccagagacacagagaaatctGACGCTGTCCTATCTTGGAAGAGTCTGGGGGCTAGGCCGGAGACAAACCCCGTACTTAGCAGttccaggggcagtgggggcccACAGGAGGGTGGATGAGTTGTTTGGGACGGGTAGGGGCGATGGGCACCGCTGGCAGAGGGAATGGCTTGAGCAAAGGCAAGGAGTCCCGCGGCGGCGAGCGCGGTAAAGGAGGGGCGAGTGGCTCGCTGACCGCTCGGCCCGCCCCAGACCCTGGTGGCCCTGCGAAGGGTGCAGGCCCTGCAGCAGCGCAGGCCCGGCGCGGCCCCCGAAGCGGTCCAGAACTCcccggcgggggcggcgggagACCAGAAGGCCGGGGTTGTGTACAGCGACCAGGACCGAAAGATCCTGCAACTCTGCGGTGAGGACCCGGCTGGGGCGGGCCCTGGGGACGGGGCAGGGCCGAAcctggaggggagggcggggccggTGGCAGGGTGGGCGGGGCCTGAGAGGTGGGGCGCGGCCGGGGGCGGGCCGGGGTAGAATTTAGAAGGGCGGTCTatgggctgagtgggcaggtGGAGCCCGAGGCGGCCCATTCTTGGGGGACGTCTATGGGCCCTCACTCTGACCCGCGCCCCGCCATTGCAGGGGAACTCTACGACCTGGATGCCTCTTCCCTGCAGCTCAAAGTCCTCCAATACGTGAGTCCCTGTGCCCCCACTGTGTTCCTCCAGGGACCAACGTCCCCGTGAGCCCTCCGTCTCAGTTCAGATTCCGACTTCCcgcccctcctctctccacctaCCTGAGCAGCCTCAGAGAGGCGAGAGGGTGGGGAGTGTGGGGAAGGGGGGTCCAGATCCGCGGTCACCCCTCGCTGTGTCCCTCCCTCTCAGCTGCAGCAGGAGACCCAGGCGTCCTGCTGCTGCCTCCTGCTGGTGTCCGAGGACAATCTCCAGCTTTCCTGTAAGGTGAGGGCCCAGGTCCACTGTGGGGcggggacagggacccgggtcccCGAGAGGAAAAACCTTGCCCATCCATTAAGCAGTCCCGCCACTCTGCCCTCAGGTCATGGGAGATAAAGTGCTGGAGGAAGAGATCCGCTTTCCGGTGAGTCCTGCGTCCCTCCCTCCGTTGGCGTCTGCAGGCGCAGCGAGGCCAGGCCAGCTAGGCACTGCTGGGACCTGCCCAAAGGGACGGGGACCTGCCAGAATCTCTTGGAATCTCATGGAATTATCTGGATCTTAGGATCTACTTAGAAATGTTATGAGAGATCACAACTCCCATTATCAGGATCCATTAGGATAAATCTCTTACAATCTATAGACAGGCTTCCTGGGACCTGTTCACCTTTATTGGAGTCTTTCTGGATTTGGCTCTCTTAGAATCTGTTGAGATCAATGGGCATCCTTGGAgtctgcttttctctctcctaCTCAGGGAAGACCCTGAAGTCCTCCATAGGGGATTCTGGTCAAGAGCAgactcccccagccccactctgCTCCTCAGTGTTGACTCCATCCACCATTTGGACTGATTAAAGAGGTCGTTGAAACTTCCAGACTTGGGGGCGGGGACTGAGATTGCCTGACCCTGGGGAGAGTGGGCCCTGACTCAGCCTCTCTGCACTCCGCAGTTGACGACGGGACGCCTGGGCCAGGTGGTGGAAGACAAGAAGTCTATCCAGCTGAAAGATCTCACCTCTGTAAGCCATGGCCTGACTGGACCAGGGGAGGAGGCAAGGGGAGAGCCCACTGCCCAGTCCTCAGGGCCAGGGTCTCTGGGACGGGGCAGCCTAGGAATGGGGGAGACAAGCCCTGGGGACTTTCTCAAGCCACCCTGATGTCATAGTGCCTCCCATCCTGCATGAGTCCCTTAGAACTGCCTGTtgcagagggtggaggagggctgggggaggaaagcccactccctccctccttccctgccctgaCTCACTTCCCTTTGCAGGAGGATGTGCAACAGCTGCAAAGCATGTTGGGCTGTGAGTTGCAGGCCATGCTCTGTGTCCCTGTCATCAGCCGGGCCACTGACCAGGTGGTGGCCTTGGCCTGCGCCTTCAACAAGCTCGGAGAAGACTTGTGAGTCTGGGTGGGGTGATGTGGATGAGTAGATGGAGCTGAGAGGCTGGGCGGGGCTCTCCTAGGGTAACAGTTGGGAAGGGTACTGGGCAGGGGGTACTGTTCAGCAGTGGTGGGCTGAATGCTTTGTTGGTGCAAGACACTGTGGGATTCTGAAGGTGTTAGACCCTCGCAGCTGCTGCTGGCTGAGGCACAGGTAATTGTTGACTCTCCATCACCCATTTTGGCTTCTTTAAAATCATGTTGAGGTCCATGGGAGTTCGCCTTCTCTTTGCCCACTTCCTGCAGTTTGGATCATCCACTCGTCAGGTACTGGCCTTCCCCCCACTTGGCATCCCCTGTTTTGGCATTTCTGCTGAGAACTGCCTGATGGAGAGGCAGTGAGCTCTGGGATGGGTGGACTCTCTGGGACCCACAGAGCATCACTGACACAGTGGACAATGGCTAAAGGGAATAGGCTGGGGGCTGGGCTAAGCTGAGGGTCTTTGGAGGTATGGACAGGGCAGCTGTAAGAATCATGTGAAACAGAGGGGTGGGTAGGATACGGAGTCAGGTAAACAGGCTTAGCCAGGAAGGATAGCTCAAGAACTGGGGCCTAGAAGTGGTATCATAAATAGATTTCATGTCCTACACCAACTCATTAATTGGTAGTAGCTGCCTGAGCATTGTGTTGAGAATGGATCTTGGTTTAGTGAGAAACAGTGCTGTGATCGATTAGCCGTGTCTGTCCTGGGTGCAGGCTCAGGATGTGAATGCCGCCACACGTGGTCCAGCAGGTCTAGCAGTCTGTGCCTATCCTACAGGTAGGGAGGAGCAGGCAGGTGAGGCGTGGAGTCCAGATTCTAGGATGCAGAGATGCTGACAAGATGCTTGGGCCCTAGGACCCAAACAAGCAGGCTGGGTTTGAGGGCCTGGAGCTCCTGCAAGAAGTGGAGACTGGAGATGTTGGGACCAGAGAGGGGTCAGAAGCCCGCGGAGGGGGTCTGCAGGGGTTGGGGAGAGATCTGGGAGTCATAGGTCTGagcagcaggacctgtcagcACGGAGCGCTGTAGACAGTTGGATGAGGCTAGGAAAATGAAGACAGGGACGAAGCAGAACCTGCTGAGGCAGGGAGGATCTGGGATCTGTGTCATTTGGAACTGGTGGGCATCCTAGTGATGGGAGCATTTATGCCATTCAGTAAACACACGTTGAGCACCACTGTGTCCAGCCCTGTGCTGGCCAGATGGCCTTGGGAAGGCCCTTGGGGAGGGGAGTGCAGAGTGAGGCTCCAGCAGGGGCTGTGGCCTCTGGTTGCTGGCTGTGGGACCGGGTTCTGAGATGGCCCTAGACCTGGAGGAGAGGTGGTATCAGAAGGGAAATGAGATGGGGCCTTGGGCACAgccctgaggcccagggcaggggcaAGGCTATCCCTGGGTCCCACATATTTCAGGCAGCGAGTGCTGGATGATTGCACGAACCAAGGTGGGGCTCAGCTCAAAGCAGTGACTGCAGAGAAGCTGCCTGGAAGCCAGAGAACAGGGATTCCAGAATCTTCATCTGGGAGTGTGATGGGGCTGGTGGCAGAGGTAGGGTACAGTTAAGACATTTAGCAAACACCTCCCAAATGTCTCCCCTGTACCAGGCTCTGCGCTGGGTATGGTTCCTGCCTTCAAGACGGGAAGTTTATTTTCAGGGCatagagggaggagggtgggaaaggtattctaggcagagggaacggtGTGGGAAAAAGCACGAAGGTGTGAAAGAGCCTGAGATGTTTCTCAGCGTGATGAGGATCTTACTGTGGCTGAAGCTGAGAGACGCCCATAgatgagaggagggaggtgggtgggACCAGACTGAGGGCCCTCAAATGCCATAGTAAGGAAGGTGGGCAGGCAGACACAGGGTGGTGGGGACTGGGATCTAGACCCGAATCACTGGACAGCGCGCACAAGTGGGGGATCTCCCAGCAGAGAGGAGCACTGAGGCCAGCCAAAAaatggggaggggcctgggcagggaaatcggggggggggggggggcgcagaGAGATAGTCAAGATCTCTGAGGCGTGCTCCTCCCCCGGCCCCATGACCCCCACCTGGAGAGGCTTACCCATGTCCCTGGACCAGGTCCTGCCCCATCTTGGTCCATCCAACCCCACAAAACTCCCTGGTGACAAATCATTTGGTGGCCAGATTGAATGGCCTCAGCAGGATTTGGGGCTGTTCTTGTCAGATGAGAGCTAGCTCCATGAGCAGGATGGGCACTGCCCCCCCACAACCACCTTAGGGTTTGTGGAGGCACCAAATCGGGCCCGCAGAGTCTGGGGACAGTAGGGGCCCTGGGGAAGAGCAGAACATCCAGCTCTGGCCTGGGCAAGTCTCTAGTCTGAGGGAGAAGACCGAAGTCAGAAGAGGGAGACATGGCTCTGCCTTCAAGAAACAGTagtctgaggagaaaaacacctTTTGATCTGTGTCTGAGGAGGATTAGCGCCCTCCCCTGAGGGAGCCTCCTGTCTGAGGGCAGGCTGGCCCACGCTGCCTGTGCAGTGGGCAGCCCCGTTGGAGGAGAGTGGTGGTTAGCTGGTGGATCTGAGTGGGCTTGCTGGAGGAACAGAAGTGAGGAGAAACGGGGAGAGCAGTCTGTCGTGCTCCCTCTCCAGTgaccccgcccctcccccaggtTCACAGACCAGGATGAGCACGTGATTCAGCACTGCTTCCACTACACCAGCACCGTGCTCACCAGCACCCTGGCCTTCCAGAAGGAGCAGAAGCTCAAGTGTGAGTGCCAGGTGAGTAACCTGCCTTGCGCCTCCCCCAGGGACGGAGTCACCCTGCTCTCAGCCCCAGAGAGTCATCCATAAGGGAAAAGCCCATGTCTTTCCGGACAGAAGCCAGGGAGAtgacccagtgcctcttagagaAGGGAAGTCGTGGTTCCTCGGGACAGCGCAATGGCTGCAGGCACTGTATGCGATCGCCCTCTAGTGTTCAATTTGGGTACTACAGCAACATCTGGGTGGCTAGAGGTGGAGGTGAAAGGGCATCTGAGACTCAAGATTTCTGTGCACCTTCACTGGGGCTATTCTTTCTCCTTCACGTAGTAGCCAAAGGATATAATGTAACTCTGCCAGGCTCCAGCCTGTCCGGAGAGCCCTAAGGGAGGAATGAGAAGCCCTGGGGCTATTGGAGGCATGGAGCGGGAGAGGGTGACTACCTGGACCCatatgatctccattttctcctttccaGGCTCTTCTCCAAGTGGCAAAGAACCTCTTCACGCACCTGGGTGAGTGCACTGTCCCCCTACATGCCTGgctgtggggtgggagtgggggctggtgtttgggggaggtggggtgggggtgcttggcctgggcactccagCCTGGTCTCACCACTGCCCCCATGCTTCTCCCTCCACAGATGATGTCTCTGTCCTGCTCCAGGAGATCATCACAGAGGCCAGGAACCTCAGCAATGCTGAGATGTGAGTGAATCTACCCCGGGTCGGGCCGCAGTCCTCATCGCCTCcgtccctccctctcttttcccctcCACTGCCTTCTTGTGGGACCCCGTCACCGTTGGTGTGACCCTTTATTCCATGCCTGTGTCCCTCACTAGACTATAATATCCAATGACAGCAGGGCGGGGTTTGCTTTGCTGGCCGTGGGTCCTCAGctcctaacacagtgcctggcacatagtaagcactacaaaaaaaaaaaaaaaaatcattgggatggACTAATTCTGGGGTCACCACCCCCGAGGAGAGTCTCTCACCACAGATCACTCCTTCCAGGCCTCAGAAATCTGGGCTTTGCCTCAAGTTGTGAGAAGTGGGGGGTGGTCGGAGAGGGGTGTCAGGGCCCTATGGACCAAGGCcgtctccccacagctgctccgTGTTCCTGCTGGATCAGAATGAACTGGTGGCCAAGGTGTTCGACGGGGGCGTGGTGGAGGACGAGGTGAGGCAGGGCCGCGCGGAGGGAGTGTGTGGCCGTGGTCTTGTGGGCCGGGACTCCGCAGGGGATCTGGGGAGCAGGCCGGAGAGTCCATGGTCCGCTCTGTGGCCGGTCCCCAGCTTCTTTCTTCTTACTCCATCCCTATCCTGGCAGAGCTATGAGATCCGCATCCCAGCCGACCAGGGCATCGCGGGCCACGTGGCGACCACGGGCCAGATCCTGAACATCCCGGACGCGTACGCGCACCCGCTGTTCTACCGTGGCGTGGACGACAGCACAGGCTTCCGCACGCGCaacattctctgcttccccatcaAGAACGAGAACCAGGGTGCGGGCCCGGCGGCTCCGggaggaggggcggggcggggcctgagcGGGATGGGGCGGAGCCGAGCGGAGGGTCCGCACGCCTTCTCCACTGCCTTAGCGTCCCGCAGCAGAAGGGTCAGGGTTTCCCAGGAATGGGACGTCCCCCTGAGGACACCTTGGGAGGGCAGATCCCCCCGGACACATCCACGGGCCGGTCCTAGCTCCTCTCCGGCCCCCAGAGGTCATCGGTGTGGCCGAGCTGGTGAACAAGATCAACGGACCATGGTTCAGCAAGTTTGACGAGGACCTGGCGACGGCCTTCTCCATCTACTGCGGCATCAGCATCGCCCACGTGAGCGGGGACAGGGGCCGGGCCGGTGCAAGACCCTCTGTTCTCCTATCCGCCTTGGCTCTCCTTGCTCTGTCCAGTTGGGTCTGTGCCCTGGCCCGGAACTCAATCTTCAATACCCTGGTCACCTCTGGCCTCAGTTTGCAGTCTGAAAATTGGGGATGCTATGTCCTGTCCTGTCCAGTTAGCCTCCCAGGACCATGGGACACCCCAGTTGTCATTATTTCCCCCCTCTCTGGAAGCAGCCTCAACGCAAGCCCCTGGTCAGCTTCTTTTTGGGAAATGTTGGGTCTCATTGTCCAGAGCTGGCAGCTGTGGCTGGGGATCCAACCCCTGAGTCCCTGATGCAGTCCCTCcttcttgcttctctttctctgctctggGCCTCGGGCTCCATCACTGAAGATGGGGCAGGCTCAGGAGGGGTGCAAAGTGCCAGAACAAATTCTGAGGCCCTGGAAGGAGTAAGGGGAGGTCTGGATGCAAGTTGGAGGGGGCTCCCTACTCTGAGCCAGAGCCCAAAGTCTGCCACTGGGGCCAGCTCGGGACAGGAAGGGGGTTCTGTGTGACCCCTTTGTCCCAGTCCTGGGCATGCTGAGGTTTCACAGCCACCTTGCTTGAgccccctctttccctctctcctcctagtCCCTCCTATACAAGAAAGTGAATGAGGCCCAGTATCGCAGCCACCTAGCCAACGAGATGATGATGTACCACATGAAGGTGAGGCCTGCCCGGAGCTTCTGTCCTCCTTCTCAGAGTCCCAGGGTCCCCTGTGGCCCACcttttccttccctgcctcccagaATCCTTAGGGGCCCAGGACCAGGCTGGGCTTTCTGATCGCCCTCTCCTGAAGAGAAGATAGACCAAAACAATGCCTGGCCTCCTGCTCTCCTTCAGGGCAGCCTCTCCTCCAGGCTGTCCCTGGTTCAGCCCGAAGGCTGGCAGCTGGACCCAGCCCAGGGCAGAACTTGGTTCGGACATGTGTTCCCCCACCCAGGGATAATTCTTATCTTGGAAATTACTGCCTGCTGGGAAGCCCACTCAGgccctccccccagctcccttCGGTACAGGTCATGCAGTCCTGGGCAGTCCTCATTAAGATATTCCATCCCGTTCCCAGACCCTGCGTCAGAAAGGCTGTCCTGGGCTTTTAGTTCAGAGTGTGTGCTGATCATTGTTGATTTGAACTTTTCTTCTCACTTGTGTCCAAACCGAAGGGTTCCAGACTTTGTGGATAGGGTCAAAACCATAGTTTTGACCTACGAAGGATTGAGGTTAGACTCTGGGACAGTCCCCCAAGAGAAGGAATCCTTGAGTTAGTGTTGATGAAAAGCTGACGTGGTCTGGGGGTGTCACGAAGGGGTGTTCCCTGTCTTTGCCAACAATAGGCTGTCACAGATGAGGGTGGTCACAGACAAGGAGGCACCATAGGTGGGCTGCAGGGCTGTGAGGGGAGGGTGGTGCTCTCCTGCCCAGTGACAATCTGTGGAGTGGATGGCCCAGCTAGAGTGCATTCTGGGTGGAtgtttctcccccaccccccgctGTGGGAATTTGAGGGTGAGGACATTAGATGGGGTGAAGTCATCTTCTAATGCCCTGGCTGGTCCCTTCTAGGTCTCTGATGATGAATACACCAAACTTCTCCATGACGGGATCCAGCCTGTGGCTGCCATTGACTCCAACTTTTCCAGTTTCACCTACACCCCTCGCTCTCTGCCCGAGGATGACACCTCCATGGTGAGCTGGGCCTCCTCACTGGACTGCGGAGGTGGAGGGTGTGCAGCTGGAGATTTAAGTTAGATGTGCATAGGAACTTCCTGGCAGGACAGAGTCATCAAGGAAGGCTATAGAGTCTCCCTCAGAGATGAGGCGGGCATGTGGTCTGCCAGCATGGACCACAGGGCCTGCCAGGGCCAGGACTAGATGATCGCCGAGGGCTGCTCCAGCACCAAAGATGCCCAGGGCACGTGGCCTTGGGTTGGCACCTCCCTCCCTGTTTTTTTAAGATTTCGTGTGAGCTTGGTTCCAGGAGTTCTTAGCTGCCCGTATTTCTGAAAGTTCATGGCTCTGAGAATGCTCGGCTCTACCATTTTATGGTTCTCCAGTTTAGATCTCAAGTTCTAAGACTCCAAAATTTTGGAGGCCTCAAGAAGGACCAAGACAGGGGCCCCATCTTGAAACTGACAgtccctctgccccctccctctgccctctccaGGCCATCCTGAGCATGCTGCAGGACATGAATTTCATCAACAACTACAAAATTGACTGCCCGACACTGGCCCGGTGTgtgcccccagcccacccccccGCTCTGAGTGCAGACAGCCCtggtccctgcctctctctgtctgCTAGTCTCACACCTGTCATCGCCAGCATTCTGGGAAGGGGTATCTGAGGACGACTAGGGGAGGCCCAGTcttgtgggggcggggaggatcCATGAGTGAGAGGCAATCCCCAGACACTGGGACcatgaggaaagggaaggaatggGGCAGGGCAGAGCCtgaagggcttcctggaggaggagagcctgAGGCCCATCtgctgccctctcccctcccccaggttcTGTTTGATGGTGAAGAAGGGCTACCGGGACCCCCCCTACCACAACTGGATGCACGCCTTTTCTGTCTCCCACTTCTGCTACCTGCTCTACAAGAACCTGGAGCTCACCAACTACCTCGAGTGAGTGGCGGCACTCCCCCATGTGGCAGCCGCTGGGGTCCCCTTCCCGGGACGGGCACTTGACATGCCCCACCTCATGGGACCCTCTTAGCTGCTGGTGAAGAGGGTTCATAGCCCCATTTTCCGGGCGGGACTTGCTCACAGTTGCATGCCCAGGGAGTGATGGGCCAGCCAAAGTCCAAACCAGGGCTTCTTTCCAGGAAGGGGACCCCAGTGTCCCGAGCTTCTGTCTGGGTGGACATCTCCTCCAGCCGTTCTTCctctggaggctggggagggagctGTGGCTgagcctctcctctctgtctcccaccCAGGGACATGGAGATCTTTGCCTTGTTTATTTCCTGCATGTGTCACGACCTGGACCACAGAGGCACAAACAACTCCTTCCAGGTGGCCTCGGTGAGACCCTGCCCTCCTCACAGTGGGCGCCCTCCTGGGTGTATCTGGGGGTCTCACCCCTCCAGCCTGAGGAGTGGTGGGAGCTGTGAGACCAGGAGCTGGTCTTAGAGCCAGGAGGCGGCTCTCCCAGGCTGTGCACTGGGCTCGAgatggggggggcggggaggggcggggaggagcAGGGTGAAGCTGGACCTAATGTGGCAGGCGGTCACATCTATGTGAGGAGTGATGGAGTCTTTCTGGGCTTTTCCAGAAATCTGTGCTGGCCGCACTCTACAGCTCCGAGGGCTCTGTCATGGAGGTACCATCCTGCCCAATATCCCGTCACCATCATCCCCTTAAGGCCAGTGACTTGCAAAGTTAGACTGTGACCAGCTCCTCCCCTTCCCAAACCCCGCTCTCCAGACAGGCTGTGAGAGCTGCAGCCCCCGTCAGGGCATGTCTGGCTCCTTTTCCTGGATGGGCTTGGAGGGGTGCAGGTGCGAGTCCGGCTGCAGGCTCTGCCCGAGCCCAGCTTTGCGAAGGGAGGACTGTATTTAGCATGTTTCTCCTTGCGTGTCTGGGAACACCCCAGCACCCCCTCCCTGCCAAGCCTGGGGCGGGCTTCATGCCCATCACACACAGCTGTGCCTTAAGTTGTTTGGTTTGGGCCTGCCGCACCCCCCTAGATGGGGGCTCCTTGGGGCAGGGACAAAATCCGAGACATCTCTGAGTTCCCTGCACTTGGCACAGGGTGTGGCACAGAATGGGAGCCAAACTTCCAAGGTCGCCTTGCCCCATTCTGCCTCCTGCAACACCCCTCCAGAGACTGCCCCTGCTTGTATACCCCCAGAGACGAGGGGCTCACTCCCTCCTAGGAGGCCTGGTGGCAGCCCTGCTTCTGCCCCCCGCACCCTGGGGTCAGCCTGCTCCTCCTCCGAGTGACAGCCCTTCAGCGTCAGGAGCCAGGGCCTTGCCCTCATCTCCTCAGTGCCTTTCTTTGTCAGCAAACAAATGTTGGCTGCATGAATTAGTGTCGAGGACTCCGAGGAGTCATTTCAGGATTGTTCCAGCTCGAGAGGCCCTCAGAGCATACCTCGTCATGTCCCTCCATGTGACAGCTGAggcctctggagctcagagccggCAGAGACTTGGCCGTGGTCACACAGAGGGTCAAAACAGAGCCCAGAAAGGGACCTGGGACCCCTGACTCCCCATTTCTGCCTGCTCCGCTCACCTTGGGGGCTGGGGCGGGGCCGGGCCTGCTCTCTCTCTCGGGGTCTGTGGTGAGGGGAGCCCCCCGCCCGGCCGGGCTCCATCACTCCTCTCCCCCCAGAGGCACCACTTCGCTCAGGCCATCGCCATCCTCAACACCCACGGTTGCAACATCTTCGACCACTTCTCCCGGAAGGtgatggggctggggtgggggcgagGGCGTGGGAGCCGGGAGCTGGCCTGAGACAGGAGAGGGAGCCAAGGGGCGGAGGCTCCTCAGGGCCAGGGGAGTGGGTGGGGTGTCTGGCCGGAGGCTGTGATGGCTATCCCCTCTCCACCTCCCGCCCCGGCCCAGGACTATCAGCGCATGCTGGACCTGATGCGGGACATCATCTTGGCCACGGACCTGGCCCACCACCTCCGTATCTTCAAGGACCTCCAGAAGATGGCTGAAGGTGCCTGCCTTTAGTCCTGGGCCTCGGGGTTGGGGAAGAACCAAGACAGGGATTTGCCTGGAGAGCAGCATCCCCTGGGGTTCAGACCTACCTCCTCCAGCATCAACCCCCCAGGCAGACACAGCACCAGCCCTGTGGCTCGCATCCAGGGGCTGGAATTCCCTGAACCACTTTGGGGTGGGCCCTGGGGTCCTTGCCCTCAGAGAGAGGGAGCTAAGAGGCTGGCGCCTCTCTCTGACCCCATCCTCTCCCCAACAGTGGGCTATGACCGAACCAACAAGCAGCACCacagcctcctcctctgcctccttatGACCTCCTGTGACCTCTCTGACCAGACGAAGGGCTGGAAGACCACGAGGAAGATCGCAGTAAGTGCCACCCCTCCCTGGGAAGGCGCAGGCTGCACACTCGGCCCGGCTGGGTGTGGCTCCCTGAGCCTGAACACCCTCTCTGTGCTGAGCTCAGCCTGGCTGTATTTTGGGGAGACAGAAGGCTAGACCACCTCAGGGTGACAAATGGGGAGGTTCAGAAAGGGACGTGGacttgcctggggtcacacagcaagtcagtggcTGGTGGAAGGTGGGCCAGAACCCAGCCACTCCTCGCCATCTGGGGCCACCCTCTGCCAGGCTGGGGATGGTGAGGACAGGCCCTGAGGTGGGGCTGAGGGATGGCTCGTTTTGCCCCcttgggagtgggctgtcagagGTCTCGGGTGGATGGATCCCACTGGCAGGATGTGACGAGAGTGTTGGCCTTTCAGGAGCTGATCTACAAAGAGTTCTTCTCCCAGGGAGACTTGGTATGTGGAGAGTGACCTC
Coding sequences within:
- the PDE2A gene encoding cGMP-dependent 3',5'-cyclic phosphodiesterase isoform X1, with protein sequence MVLVLHHILIAVVQFLRRGQQVFLKPDEPPPPPQPCADSLQDALLSLGSVIDIVGLQRAVKEALSAVLPRVETVYTYLLDAESRLVCEEPPHELPQEGKVREAVISRKRLGCNGLGPSDLPGKPLARLAAPLAPDTQVLVIPLVDKEAGAVAAVILVHCGQLSDSEEWSLQAVEKHTLVALRRVQALQQRRPGAAPEAVQNSPAGAAGDQKAGVVYSDQDRKILQLCGELYDLDASSLQLKVLQYLQQETQASCCCLLLVSEDNLQLSCKVMGDKVLEEEIRFPLTTGRLGQVVEDKKSIQLKDLTSEDVQQLQSMLGCELQAMLCVPVISRATDQVVALACAFNKLGEDLFTDQDEHVIQHCFHYTSTVLTSTLAFQKEQKLKCECQALLQVAKNLFTHLDDVSVLLQEIITEARNLSNAEICSVFLLDQNELVAKVFDGGVVEDESYEIRIPADQGIAGHVATTGQILNIPDAYAHPLFYRGVDDSTGFRTRNILCFPIKNENQEVIGVAELVNKINGPWFSKFDEDLATAFSIYCGISIAHSLLYKKVNEAQYRSHLANEMMMYHMKVSDDEYTKLLHDGIQPVAAIDSNFSSFTYTPRSLPEDDTSMAILSMLQDMNFINNYKIDCPTLARFCLMVKKGYRDPPYHNWMHAFSVSHFCYLLYKNLELTNYLEDMEIFALFISCMCHDLDHRGTNNSFQVASKSVLAALYSSEGSVMERHHFAQAIAILNTHGCNIFDHFSRKDYQRMLDLMRDIILATDLAHHLRIFKDLQKMAEVGYDRTNKQHHSLLLCLLMTSCDLSDQTKGWKTTRKIAELIYKEFFSQGDLEKAMGNRPMEMMDREKAYIPELQISFMEHIAMPIYKLLQDLFPKAAELYERVASNREHWTKVSHKFTIRGLPSNNSLDFLDEEYEVPQLDGTRGPVNGCCSLDAE
- the PDE2A gene encoding cGMP-dependent 3',5'-cyclic phosphodiesterase isoform X2 — protein: MGQACGHSILCRSQQYPAARPAEPRGQQVFLKPDEPPPPPQPCADSLQDALLSLGSVIDIVGLQRAVKEALSAVLPRVETVYTYLLDAESRLVCEEPPHELPQEGKVREAVISRKRLGCNGLGPSDLPGKPLARLAAPLAPDTQVLVIPLVDKEAGAVAAVILVHCGQLSDSEEWSLQAVEKHTLVALRRVQALQQRRPGAAPEAVQNSPAGAAGDQKAGVVYSDQDRKILQLCGELYDLDASSLQLKVLQYLQQETQASCCCLLLVSEDNLQLSCKVMGDKVLEEEIRFPLTTGRLGQVVEDKKSIQLKDLTSEDVQQLQSMLGCELQAMLCVPVISRATDQVVALACAFNKLGEDLFTDQDEHVIQHCFHYTSTVLTSTLAFQKEQKLKCECQALLQVAKNLFTHLDDVSVLLQEIITEARNLSNAEICSVFLLDQNELVAKVFDGGVVEDESYEIRIPADQGIAGHVATTGQILNIPDAYAHPLFYRGVDDSTGFRTRNILCFPIKNENQEVIGVAELVNKINGPWFSKFDEDLATAFSIYCGISIAHSLLYKKVNEAQYRSHLANEMMMYHMKVSDDEYTKLLHDGIQPVAAIDSNFSSFTYTPRSLPEDDTSMAILSMLQDMNFINNYKIDCPTLARFCLMVKKGYRDPPYHNWMHAFSVSHFCYLLYKNLELTNYLEDMEIFALFISCMCHDLDHRGTNNSFQVASKSVLAALYSSEGSVMERHHFAQAIAILNTHGCNIFDHFSRKDYQRMLDLMRDIILATDLAHHLRIFKDLQKMAEVGYDRTNKQHHSLLLCLLMTSCDLSDQTKGWKTTRKIAELIYKEFFSQGDLEKAMGNRPMEMMDREKAYIPELQISFMEHIAMPIYKLLQDLFPKAAELYERVASNREHWTKVSHKFTIRGLPSNNSLDFLDEEYEVPQLDGTRGPVNGCCSLDAE